In the genome of Populus alba chromosome 11, ASM523922v2, whole genome shotgun sequence, one region contains:
- the LOC118047453 gene encoding pentatricopeptide repeat-containing protein At4g21880, mitochondrial isoform X4, whose translation MPKFKILSNLVRVAIKTTTASTTTASDTTFKSLVSHFESITPPKPETSSKSKKQPETKPQSPPSPAVKSSPGALGIEDFYSETIPTAKGMAKTAKVIEKIINDVLKIKSLGLEKADGEKVVENVFKTPWLSNWKKNNIGIQRKQISYERKQKWIFKNSQVYPFDRLVDTRAFKLGTDATMDVFGMLGRETGLKEFNALMKMCIEQCRETDDENVAKEQISQVLEHFISMKEQGFPIEEETYGPFLMLLIDKGMLEEFYFFYGIIKDTNPSEIARLGYYDMRLLIRVNDEKKIQELCNCICTDYGDGNISLRENYLLALCESDQKNYLLQLLETVDITKLSSLGNAVSIFKSLGRLSLESYGEKFLLVLKNCDYGAEDISTLIFSYATSIPNLAVEDVVSKFKTLHRVMEMSPSSTSYERLIVYSCNSLKVHHAIDMVDELCDEGFTISINTIHSMLNASEASLDFNLPQMQLQNNSILLHSSSVLLIQQARRPLLSCSANLFIDLSPGLDTN comes from the exons ATGCCCAAATTCAAGATCCTAAGCAATCTCGTCCGTGTAGCCATCAAAACCACCACTGcctccaccaccaccgccaGTGACACGACTTTCAAAAGCCTCGTCAGCCATTTCGAATCCATAACACCCCCCAAACCAGAAACTTCTTCCAAGTCCAAAAAACAACCTGAAACTAAACCTCAGTCTCCTCCGTCACCCGCAGTTAAGTCTAGCCCTGGTGCTCTCGGAATAGAAGACTTTTATTCTG AAACAATCCCGACAGCAAAAGGCATGGCAAAGACAGCAAAAGTCATAGAAAAGATTATAAATG atgttttgaaaattaaatcgcTAGGTTTGGAAAAAGCAGATGGTGAGAAAGTTGTAGAAAACGTTTTCAAGACACCATGGCTTtcaaattggaagaaaaacaatataggTATACAGCGGAAACAGATATCttatgaaaggaaacaaaaatggatTTTCAAAAATAGTCAGGTCTACCCTTTTGACCGATTAGTTGACACACGTGCCTTCAAGCTGGGGACAGATGCTACAATGGATGTGTTTGGAATGTTGGGAAGGGAAACAGGTTTGAAAGAGTTCAATGCATTGATGAAGATGTGCATTGAGCAATGTAGGGAAACTGATGATGAGAATGTTGCGAAGGAACAGATTTCTCAAGTTCTTGAACATTTTATATCAATGAAGGAGCAAGGTTTCCCAATAGAGGAGGAAACTTATGGTCCATTTCTGATGCTTTTAATTGATAAGGGTATGTTGGAagaattttatttcttctatgGCATTATCAAAGATACAAATCCTAGCGAAATTGCACGCTTAGGCTATTATGATATGCGTTTATTAATCAGAGTCAATGATGAAAAGAAGATTCAGGAACTTTGCAATTGTATTTGTACTGATTATGGGGACGGGAATATCAGTTTACGAG AAAATTATTTACTGGCACTCTGTGAAAGTGACCAGAAGAATTACCTGTTGCAGCTGTTAGAGACTGTGGATATCACAAAACTTTCATCGTTGGGCAATGCAGTCAGTATCTTTAAATCCTTAGGGAGGCTATCATTGGAGTCCTATGGAGAGAAGTTCCTTTTGGTGCTAAAAAATTGTG ATTATGGAGCGGAGGATATTTCAACTCTCATCTTTAGTTATGCTACTAGCATTCCAAATTTAGCG GTTGAGGATGttgtttcaaaattcaaaaccttACACAGAGTAATGGAGATGAGTCCTTCTTCAACTTCATATGAGAGGCTCATTGTATACAGTTGCAATTCACTTAAG GTGCATCATGCTATTGATATGGTAGACGAACTGTGTGACGAGGGTTTCACCATATCCATAAACACAATACATTCTATGTTGAATGCTAGTGAGGCTAGCCTTGATTTTAATTTG CCTCAAATGCAGTTACAAAATAACAGTATACTTCTTCACAGCAGTTCAGTTCTCTTGATTCAACAAGCAAGACGCCCTTTGCTTTCAT GTTCAGCGAATCTATTCATTGATTTATCACCTGGACTTGACACCAACTAA
- the LOC118047453 gene encoding pentatricopeptide repeat-containing protein At4g21880, mitochondrial isoform X3 — protein sequence MPKFKILSNLVRVAIKTTTASTTTASDTTFKSLVSHFESITPPKPETSSKSKKQPETKPQSPPSPAVKSSPGALGIEDFYSETIPTAKGMAKTAKVIEKIINDVLKIKSLGLEKADGEKVVENVFKTPWLSNWKKNNIGIQRKQISYERKQKWIFKNSQVYPFDRLVDTRAFKLGTDATMDVFGMLGRETGLKEFNALMKMCIEQCRETDDENVAKEQISQVLEHFISMKEQGFPIEEETYGPFLMLLIDKGMLEEFYFFYGIIKDTNPSEIARLGYYDMRLLIRVNDEKKIQELCNCICTDYGDGNISLRENYLLALCESDQKNYLLQLLETVDITKLSSLGNAVSIFKSLGRLSLESYGEKFLLVLKNCDYGAEDISTLIFSYATSIPNLAVEDVVSKFKTLHRVMEMSPSSTSYERLIVYSCNSLKVHHAIDMVDELCDEGFTISINTIHSMLNASEASLDFNLFDGAIGLLNDLKKLNMTPTAGMYNAIMDGYFQEKNMSGALMVLEQMKLADVKPDSATYSCLISNCDNEDQITKAKQG from the exons ATGCCCAAATTCAAGATCCTAAGCAATCTCGTCCGTGTAGCCATCAAAACCACCACTGcctccaccaccaccgccaGTGACACGACTTTCAAAAGCCTCGTCAGCCATTTCGAATCCATAACACCCCCCAAACCAGAAACTTCTTCCAAGTCCAAAAAACAACCTGAAACTAAACCTCAGTCTCCTCCGTCACCCGCAGTTAAGTCTAGCCCTGGTGCTCTCGGAATAGAAGACTTTTATTCTG AAACAATCCCGACAGCAAAAGGCATGGCAAAGACAGCAAAAGTCATAGAAAAGATTATAAATG atgttttgaaaattaaatcgcTAGGTTTGGAAAAAGCAGATGGTGAGAAAGTTGTAGAAAACGTTTTCAAGACACCATGGCTTtcaaattggaagaaaaacaatataggTATACAGCGGAAACAGATATCttatgaaaggaaacaaaaatggatTTTCAAAAATAGTCAGGTCTACCCTTTTGACCGATTAGTTGACACACGTGCCTTCAAGCTGGGGACAGATGCTACAATGGATGTGTTTGGAATGTTGGGAAGGGAAACAGGTTTGAAAGAGTTCAATGCATTGATGAAGATGTGCATTGAGCAATGTAGGGAAACTGATGATGAGAATGTTGCGAAGGAACAGATTTCTCAAGTTCTTGAACATTTTATATCAATGAAGGAGCAAGGTTTCCCAATAGAGGAGGAAACTTATGGTCCATTTCTGATGCTTTTAATTGATAAGGGTATGTTGGAagaattttatttcttctatgGCATTATCAAAGATACAAATCCTAGCGAAATTGCACGCTTAGGCTATTATGATATGCGTTTATTAATCAGAGTCAATGATGAAAAGAAGATTCAGGAACTTTGCAATTGTATTTGTACTGATTATGGGGACGGGAATATCAGTTTACGAG AAAATTATTTACTGGCACTCTGTGAAAGTGACCAGAAGAATTACCTGTTGCAGCTGTTAGAGACTGTGGATATCACAAAACTTTCATCGTTGGGCAATGCAGTCAGTATCTTTAAATCCTTAGGGAGGCTATCATTGGAGTCCTATGGAGAGAAGTTCCTTTTGGTGCTAAAAAATTGTG ATTATGGAGCGGAGGATATTTCAACTCTCATCTTTAGTTATGCTACTAGCATTCCAAATTTAGCG GTTGAGGATGttgtttcaaaattcaaaaccttACACAGAGTAATGGAGATGAGTCCTTCTTCAACTTCATATGAGAGGCTCATTGTATACAGTTGCAATTCACTTAAG GTGCATCATGCTATTGATATGGTAGACGAACTGTGTGACGAGGGTTTCACCATATCCATAAACACAATACATTCTATGTTGAATGCTAGTGAGGCTAGCCTTGATTTTAATTTG TTTGATGGTGCAATTGGTCTGCTCAAtgatttgaagaaattgaatatgACACCGACAGCTGGCATGTATAATGCTATAATGGATGGATATTTTCAAGAG AAAAACATGAGTGGTGCATTAATGGTTCTGGAGCAAATGAAACTTGCAGATGTGAAACCAGATTCTGCAACTTACAGTTGTTTAATAAGCAATTGCGacaatgaagatcaaattaccaag GCAAAGCAAGGCTAA
- the LOC118047454 gene encoding protein CHLORORESPIRATORY REDUCTION 41, chloroplastic → MASTLLHSLSFPNPLCLNQLYQSQSQTPTIPSTSPFKKDQHSHFFSIKCTSSNSAPLTEPDDNESPFPPPVSTTLNNSDYPIEKRRRSQIIRDRKAKTDLVKGEPPNYEVGWKRTKEIKLEKPVGYVIMDFLDKLVELMDKEFGSTALLAKVGEIVAERAREEAEVLRDEGKVEDRMVTELFRVLKLMEMDLAMVKAAVKEETLNERLEQAKARCRQAILVANSF, encoded by the coding sequence ATGGCTTCCACTCTCCTTCACTCTCTCTCATTTCCAAACCCACTTTGCCTAAATCAACTCTACCAAAGCCAAAGCCAAACCCCTACAATCCCATCAACATCACCATTTAAGAAAGACCAACACTCTCACTTCTTCTCCATCAAATGCACATCGTCAAACTCAGCTCCATTAACAGAACCTGATGACAATGAGTCCCCATTCCCGCCTCCAGTTTCCACAACCCTAAACAACTCAGACTACCCTATCGAAAAGCGAAGAAGATCTCAAATAATCCGAGACAGAAAGGCCAAAACAGACCTTGTGAAAGGTGAGCCTCCAAACTATGAAGTGGGGTGGAAGAGAACGAAGGAGATAAAGCTTGAGAAGCCAGTAGGGTACGTGATAATGGATTTTTTGGACAAGTTGGTGGAGCTGATGGATAAAGAGTTTGGTTCAACTGCGCTTTTGGCTAAGGTTGGTGAAATAGTGGCGGAGAGAGCGAGGGAAGAAGCTGAAGTCTTGAGAGATGAAGGGAAAGTGGAGGATAGAATGGTGACGGAGTTGTTCAGAGTTTTGAAGTTGATGGAGATGGATTTGGCAATGGTTAAAGCAGCTGTTAAAGAAGAGACTTTGAATGAGAGGCTTGAGCAGGCTAAGGCAAGGTGTAGACAAGCAATACTTGTCGCTAATTCTTTTTGA
- the LOC118047453 gene encoding pentatricopeptide repeat-containing protein At4g21880, mitochondrial isoform X5, translating to MPKFKILSNLVRVAIKTTTASTTTASDTTFKSLVSHFESITPPKPETSSKSKKQPETKPQSPPSPAVKSSPGALGIEDFYSETIPTAKGMAKTAKVIEKIINDVLKIKSLGLEKADGEKVVENVFKTPWLSNWKKNNIGIQRKQISYERKQKWIFKNSQVYPFDRLVDTRAFKLGTDATMDVFGMLGRETGLKEFNALMKMCIEQCRETDDENVAKEQISQVLEHFISMKEQGFPIEEETYGPFLMLLIDKGMLEEFYFFYGIIKDTNPSEIARLGYYDMRLLIRVNDEKKIQELCNCICTDYGDGNISLRENYLLALCESDQKNYLLQLLETVDITKLSSLGNAVSIFKSLGRLSLESYGEKFLLVLKNCDYGAEDISTLIFSYATSIPNLAVEDVVSKFKTLHRVMEMSPSSTSYERLIVYSCNSLKVHHAIDMVDELCDEGFTISINTIHSMLNASEASLDFNLPQMQLQNNSILLHSSSVLLIQQARRPLLSCID from the exons ATGCCCAAATTCAAGATCCTAAGCAATCTCGTCCGTGTAGCCATCAAAACCACCACTGcctccaccaccaccgccaGTGACACGACTTTCAAAAGCCTCGTCAGCCATTTCGAATCCATAACACCCCCCAAACCAGAAACTTCTTCCAAGTCCAAAAAACAACCTGAAACTAAACCTCAGTCTCCTCCGTCACCCGCAGTTAAGTCTAGCCCTGGTGCTCTCGGAATAGAAGACTTTTATTCTG AAACAATCCCGACAGCAAAAGGCATGGCAAAGACAGCAAAAGTCATAGAAAAGATTATAAATG atgttttgaaaattaaatcgcTAGGTTTGGAAAAAGCAGATGGTGAGAAAGTTGTAGAAAACGTTTTCAAGACACCATGGCTTtcaaattggaagaaaaacaatataggTATACAGCGGAAACAGATATCttatgaaaggaaacaaaaatggatTTTCAAAAATAGTCAGGTCTACCCTTTTGACCGATTAGTTGACACACGTGCCTTCAAGCTGGGGACAGATGCTACAATGGATGTGTTTGGAATGTTGGGAAGGGAAACAGGTTTGAAAGAGTTCAATGCATTGATGAAGATGTGCATTGAGCAATGTAGGGAAACTGATGATGAGAATGTTGCGAAGGAACAGATTTCTCAAGTTCTTGAACATTTTATATCAATGAAGGAGCAAGGTTTCCCAATAGAGGAGGAAACTTATGGTCCATTTCTGATGCTTTTAATTGATAAGGGTATGTTGGAagaattttatttcttctatgGCATTATCAAAGATACAAATCCTAGCGAAATTGCACGCTTAGGCTATTATGATATGCGTTTATTAATCAGAGTCAATGATGAAAAGAAGATTCAGGAACTTTGCAATTGTATTTGTACTGATTATGGGGACGGGAATATCAGTTTACGAG AAAATTATTTACTGGCACTCTGTGAAAGTGACCAGAAGAATTACCTGTTGCAGCTGTTAGAGACTGTGGATATCACAAAACTTTCATCGTTGGGCAATGCAGTCAGTATCTTTAAATCCTTAGGGAGGCTATCATTGGAGTCCTATGGAGAGAAGTTCCTTTTGGTGCTAAAAAATTGTG ATTATGGAGCGGAGGATATTTCAACTCTCATCTTTAGTTATGCTACTAGCATTCCAAATTTAGCG GTTGAGGATGttgtttcaaaattcaaaaccttACACAGAGTAATGGAGATGAGTCCTTCTTCAACTTCATATGAGAGGCTCATTGTATACAGTTGCAATTCACTTAAG GTGCATCATGCTATTGATATGGTAGACGAACTGTGTGACGAGGGTTTCACCATATCCATAAACACAATACATTCTATGTTGAATGCTAGTGAGGCTAGCCTTGATTTTAATTTG CCTCAAATGCAGTTACAAAATAACAGTATACTTCTTCACAGCAGTTCAGTTCTCTTGATTCAACAAGCAAGACGCCCTTTGCTTTCATGTATTGATTAA
- the LOC118047481 gene encoding uncharacterized protein codes for MDSRLYRVAKTGNVYILLQLLNENPRLLTKLTPQGNTPLHIAVKFGHKGVVVEIYNRCRSLLTRSNSSGDSPLHVAARCGHFSIVDFLVKEVLSAKRISTENGKTGKFDILRQGNKENNTVLHEAVRNGNMSVVKLLLRVDTKLACFENYAGESPLFLAAREGKKDVLSQILISTPASAHGGSEGQTALHAAVIERHSDIMEILLRAKPHLITEADHHGRTALHYAASLGDRRAVERLLEVDECTAYVLDKNGHSPLHVAARNGHADVIERIIHYCPDSGELLDLNGRSVLHFAVLSGKMNVVRCVVEIAELQWLINQADNGGNTPLHLAAIERQTRILRCLIWDERVDHRARNENGQSVFDIDGSIRESCFIYRCNIIKCVWRKLITVSNRITGKKNPPCADQEAVARIQTYKRMGNTLLMVATLIATVTFAAAFTLPGGFNNDLGPKQGVALLESSNHLRWFVFSDAIAMTSSIIAACIIFWGAVSNDESYVYYLASATVLTCIALQSAGIAFLSGIVAALPDQPFVDSVIYIVGIAFHVSNFLFLLQLVRIFLVSEICQFLIFCFWKMKSKINKRNHHY; via the exons ATGGATTCAAGGCTATACAGAGTTGCAAAAACAGGAAATGTTTATATTCTCCTTCAACTTCTCAACGAAAATCCAAGGCTACTTACTAAACTTACTCCACAAGGGAATACACCTCTCCATATTGCCGTGAAATTTGGACATAAAGGAGTCGTCGTTGAAATCTATAATCGATGCAGGTCTCTGCTTACGAGGTCGAATTCGAGTGGAGACAGTCCTCTACATGTTGCTGCAAGGTGTGGACACTTCTCTATTGTTGATTTTCTGGTTAAAGAAGTTCTGTCTGCAAAAAGGATAAGCACTGAAAATGGAAAAACTGGCAAGTTTGACATCCTGAGGCAGGGAAACAAGGAGAATAATACAGTTCTACACGAGGCTGTTAGGAATGGTAATATGAGTGTCGTAAAGTTGTTGCTACGGGTTGATACTAAGTTGGcctgttttgaaaattatgctGGCGAGTCTCCGTTGTTTCTTGCTGCTAGAGAAGGGAAGAAGGATGTTTTGAGTCAGATTCTGATATCAACTCCAGCTTCAGCTCATGGGGGATCAGAGGGCCAAACTGCTTTGCATGCTGCTGTGATAGAGAGACATTCAG atatcatGGAGATCCTTCTGAGAGCAAAACCACACCTCATCACAGAAGCTGACCATCATGGCAGGACCGCACTCCATTATGCTGCATCCCTTGGAGACCGCAGGGCGGTTGAAAGATTGCTGGAAGTTGACGAGTGTACTGCATATGTATTGGATAAAAATGGCCATTCACCCCTTCATGTTGCAGCCAGGAATGGTCATGCCGATGTAATAGAAAGAATTATCCACTACTGCCCAGATTCTGGAGAGCTTCTGGACCTGAACGGTAGGAGTGTTCTTCATTTTGCCGTTCTCAGTGGAAAAATGAATGTGGTCAGATGTGTGGTGGAAATAGCAGAGTTACAATGGCTCATAAATCAAGCAGATAATGGCGGGAACACACCTTTGCATTTGGCTGCTATTGAAAGACAAACTCGGATTCTGCGGTGCTTGATATGGGATGAAAGAGTGGACCACAGAGCCAGAAATGAAAATGGCCAATCAGTCTTTGATATTGATGGATCTATCAGAGAATCATGCTTTATATATCGTTGT AATATAATCAAATGCGTATGGAGGAAACTTATCACTGTATCTAATCGAATCACCGGGAAAAAGAATCCCCCATGTGCAGACCAAGAAGCTGTTGCCAGGATTCAAACTTACAAGCGAATGGGAAATACCCTCTTAATGGTAGCAACACTAATCGCAACAGTAACGTTTGCAGCAGCTTTCACACTTCCTGGAGGCTTTAACAATGATCTTGGCCCCAAGCAAGGCGTTGCATTACTGGAATCTAGCAATCATCTGAGATGGTTTGTTTTCTCAGACGCCATTGCCATGACCAGCTCCATAATTGCAGCATGCATAATATTTTGGGGAGCTGTTAGTAACGATGAGTCCTATGTTTACTACCTGGCAAGTGCGACCGTGCTAACTTGTATAGCGCTACAATCAGCAGGGATTGCATTCCTATCAGGAATTGTTGCTGCTTTGCCTGATCAACCCTTTGTTGACAGTGTAATTTATATTGTGGGGATTGCTTTCCATGTTAGCAACTTCTTGTTTCTGCTCCAGCTGGTGcggatttttcttgtttctgaaATCTGCcagttcttgattttttgtttctggAAGATGAAGTCCAAGATCAATAAAAGAAATCACCATTATTGA
- the LOC118047453 gene encoding pentatricopeptide repeat-containing protein At4g21880, mitochondrial isoform X1: MPKFKILSNLVRVAIKTTTASTTTASDTTFKSLVSHFESITPPKPETSSKSKKQPETKPQSPPSPAVKSSPGALGIEDFYSETIPTAKGMAKTAKVIEKIINDVLKIKSLGLEKADGEKVVENVFKTPWLSNWKKNNIGIQRKQISYERKQKWIFKNSQVYPFDRLVDTRAFKLGTDATMDVFGMLGRETGLKEFNALMKMCIEQCRETDDENVAKEQISQVLEHFISMKEQGFPIEEETYGPFLMLLIDKGMLEEFYFFYGIIKDTNPSEIARLGYYDMRLLIRVNDEKKIQELCNCICTDYGDGNISLRENYLLALCESDQKNYLLQLLETVDITKLSSLGNAVSIFKSLGRLSLESYGEKFLLVLKNCDYGAEDISTLIFSYATSIPNLAVEDVVSKFKTLHRVMEMSPSSTSYERLIVYSCNSLKVHHAIDMVDELCDEGFTISINTIHSMLNASEASLDFNLVQRIYSLIYHLDLTPTNETFRTMIGLSVKMKDFDGAIGLLNDLKKLNMTPTAGMYNAIMDGYFQEKNMSGALMVLEQMKLADVKPDSATYSCLISNCDNEDQITKAKQG; the protein is encoded by the exons ATGCCCAAATTCAAGATCCTAAGCAATCTCGTCCGTGTAGCCATCAAAACCACCACTGcctccaccaccaccgccaGTGACACGACTTTCAAAAGCCTCGTCAGCCATTTCGAATCCATAACACCCCCCAAACCAGAAACTTCTTCCAAGTCCAAAAAACAACCTGAAACTAAACCTCAGTCTCCTCCGTCACCCGCAGTTAAGTCTAGCCCTGGTGCTCTCGGAATAGAAGACTTTTATTCTG AAACAATCCCGACAGCAAAAGGCATGGCAAAGACAGCAAAAGTCATAGAAAAGATTATAAATG atgttttgaaaattaaatcgcTAGGTTTGGAAAAAGCAGATGGTGAGAAAGTTGTAGAAAACGTTTTCAAGACACCATGGCTTtcaaattggaagaaaaacaatataggTATACAGCGGAAACAGATATCttatgaaaggaaacaaaaatggatTTTCAAAAATAGTCAGGTCTACCCTTTTGACCGATTAGTTGACACACGTGCCTTCAAGCTGGGGACAGATGCTACAATGGATGTGTTTGGAATGTTGGGAAGGGAAACAGGTTTGAAAGAGTTCAATGCATTGATGAAGATGTGCATTGAGCAATGTAGGGAAACTGATGATGAGAATGTTGCGAAGGAACAGATTTCTCAAGTTCTTGAACATTTTATATCAATGAAGGAGCAAGGTTTCCCAATAGAGGAGGAAACTTATGGTCCATTTCTGATGCTTTTAATTGATAAGGGTATGTTGGAagaattttatttcttctatgGCATTATCAAAGATACAAATCCTAGCGAAATTGCACGCTTAGGCTATTATGATATGCGTTTATTAATCAGAGTCAATGATGAAAAGAAGATTCAGGAACTTTGCAATTGTATTTGTACTGATTATGGGGACGGGAATATCAGTTTACGAG AAAATTATTTACTGGCACTCTGTGAAAGTGACCAGAAGAATTACCTGTTGCAGCTGTTAGAGACTGTGGATATCACAAAACTTTCATCGTTGGGCAATGCAGTCAGTATCTTTAAATCCTTAGGGAGGCTATCATTGGAGTCCTATGGAGAGAAGTTCCTTTTGGTGCTAAAAAATTGTG ATTATGGAGCGGAGGATATTTCAACTCTCATCTTTAGTTATGCTACTAGCATTCCAAATTTAGCG GTTGAGGATGttgtttcaaaattcaaaaccttACACAGAGTAATGGAGATGAGTCCTTCTTCAACTTCATATGAGAGGCTCATTGTATACAGTTGCAATTCACTTAAG GTGCATCATGCTATTGATATGGTAGACGAACTGTGTGACGAGGGTTTCACCATATCCATAAACACAATACATTCTATGTTGAATGCTAGTGAGGCTAGCCTTGATTTTAATTTG GTTCAGCGAATCTATTCATTGATTTATCACCTGGACTTGACACCAACTAATGAGACATTTAGGACAATGATAGGTTTGAGTGTGAAAATGAAAGAT TTTGATGGTGCAATTGGTCTGCTCAAtgatttgaagaaattgaatatgACACCGACAGCTGGCATGTATAATGCTATAATGGATGGATATTTTCAAGAG AAAAACATGAGTGGTGCATTAATGGTTCTGGAGCAAATGAAACTTGCAGATGTGAAACCAGATTCTGCAACTTACAGTTGTTTAATAAGCAATTGCGacaatgaagatcaaattaccaag GCAAAGCAAGGCTAA
- the LOC118047453 gene encoding pentatricopeptide repeat-containing protein At4g21880, mitochondrial isoform X2, whose amino-acid sequence MPKFKILSNLVRVAIKTTTASTTTASDTTFKSLVSHFESITPPKPETSSKSKKQPETKPQSPPSPAVKSSPGALGIEDFYSDVLKIKSLGLEKADGEKVVENVFKTPWLSNWKKNNIGIQRKQISYERKQKWIFKNSQVYPFDRLVDTRAFKLGTDATMDVFGMLGRETGLKEFNALMKMCIEQCRETDDENVAKEQISQVLEHFISMKEQGFPIEEETYGPFLMLLIDKGMLEEFYFFYGIIKDTNPSEIARLGYYDMRLLIRVNDEKKIQELCNCICTDYGDGNISLRENYLLALCESDQKNYLLQLLETVDITKLSSLGNAVSIFKSLGRLSLESYGEKFLLVLKNCDYGAEDISTLIFSYATSIPNLAVEDVVSKFKTLHRVMEMSPSSTSYERLIVYSCNSLKVHHAIDMVDELCDEGFTISINTIHSMLNASEASLDFNLVQRIYSLIYHLDLTPTNETFRTMIGLSVKMKDFDGAIGLLNDLKKLNMTPTAGMYNAIMDGYFQEKNMSGALMVLEQMKLADVKPDSATYSCLISNCDNEDQITKAKQG is encoded by the exons ATGCCCAAATTCAAGATCCTAAGCAATCTCGTCCGTGTAGCCATCAAAACCACCACTGcctccaccaccaccgccaGTGACACGACTTTCAAAAGCCTCGTCAGCCATTTCGAATCCATAACACCCCCCAAACCAGAAACTTCTTCCAAGTCCAAAAAACAACCTGAAACTAAACCTCAGTCTCCTCCGTCACCCGCAGTTAAGTCTAGCCCTGGTGCTCTCGGAATAGAAGACTTTTATTCTG atgttttgaaaattaaatcgcTAGGTTTGGAAAAAGCAGATGGTGAGAAAGTTGTAGAAAACGTTTTCAAGACACCATGGCTTtcaaattggaagaaaaacaatataggTATACAGCGGAAACAGATATCttatgaaaggaaacaaaaatggatTTTCAAAAATAGTCAGGTCTACCCTTTTGACCGATTAGTTGACACACGTGCCTTCAAGCTGGGGACAGATGCTACAATGGATGTGTTTGGAATGTTGGGAAGGGAAACAGGTTTGAAAGAGTTCAATGCATTGATGAAGATGTGCATTGAGCAATGTAGGGAAACTGATGATGAGAATGTTGCGAAGGAACAGATTTCTCAAGTTCTTGAACATTTTATATCAATGAAGGAGCAAGGTTTCCCAATAGAGGAGGAAACTTATGGTCCATTTCTGATGCTTTTAATTGATAAGGGTATGTTGGAagaattttatttcttctatgGCATTATCAAAGATACAAATCCTAGCGAAATTGCACGCTTAGGCTATTATGATATGCGTTTATTAATCAGAGTCAATGATGAAAAGAAGATTCAGGAACTTTGCAATTGTATTTGTACTGATTATGGGGACGGGAATATCAGTTTACGAG AAAATTATTTACTGGCACTCTGTGAAAGTGACCAGAAGAATTACCTGTTGCAGCTGTTAGAGACTGTGGATATCACAAAACTTTCATCGTTGGGCAATGCAGTCAGTATCTTTAAATCCTTAGGGAGGCTATCATTGGAGTCCTATGGAGAGAAGTTCCTTTTGGTGCTAAAAAATTGTG ATTATGGAGCGGAGGATATTTCAACTCTCATCTTTAGTTATGCTACTAGCATTCCAAATTTAGCG GTTGAGGATGttgtttcaaaattcaaaaccttACACAGAGTAATGGAGATGAGTCCTTCTTCAACTTCATATGAGAGGCTCATTGTATACAGTTGCAATTCACTTAAG GTGCATCATGCTATTGATATGGTAGACGAACTGTGTGACGAGGGTTTCACCATATCCATAAACACAATACATTCTATGTTGAATGCTAGTGAGGCTAGCCTTGATTTTAATTTG GTTCAGCGAATCTATTCATTGATTTATCACCTGGACTTGACACCAACTAATGAGACATTTAGGACAATGATAGGTTTGAGTGTGAAAATGAAAGAT TTTGATGGTGCAATTGGTCTGCTCAAtgatttgaagaaattgaatatgACACCGACAGCTGGCATGTATAATGCTATAATGGATGGATATTTTCAAGAG AAAAACATGAGTGGTGCATTAATGGTTCTGGAGCAAATGAAACTTGCAGATGTGAAACCAGATTCTGCAACTTACAGTTGTTTAATAAGCAATTGCGacaatgaagatcaaattaccaag GCAAAGCAAGGCTAA